Proteins from one Listeria weihenstephanensis genomic window:
- the secDF gene encoding protein translocase subunit SecDF — MIKKSKIITFFLIVAIIFGAVIFTAKPVLDKINLGLDLQGGFEVLYQVEPADGKSKVTNETLKETVATLDQRINTLGVTEPVITIEGGNRIRVQLAGVTDQTEARKILSTQAVLSFRDANDKLMMDGSDLVPGSAKAVTNDKNQAIVTLEMKSKDKFANVTKTIAAKAPDNQLVIWLDWKDGLKYKTERVKEKPAFLSAPNVDRELDTKKVEISGSFTMKSAKELANLLNSGALPVKLTEVYSTSVGAQFGQDALSETVVAGLVGVIAIFIFMIAVYRLPGIVASITLVAYTYIVLLILGLLNATLTLPGIAGLILGIGMAVDANVITYERIREELKVGKSTKTAFDTGGKESFRAIFDGNISTLIVAGVLFYFGSSSIKGFATVLIISILVSFLTAVWGSRALMGLLVGSNALNNKPGLFAVRRKDIHDLHEGKQTFDLKTHFDKYDFVKHHRAFLTTFAVIVVVGIVILSVFKLNLGIDFASGTRAEVTSTHALTETQINKDLKEIDMPSDDVNFQNNNKTAVISYKGALTQDEIAKFKTYFKKAYGEDPNISTVTPTVGQELAKDGLWALAIASLLIVVYIAFRFELSMGIATILSLLFDAFMIFIFFSIFRLEVDLTFIAAVLTVIGYSINDTIVTADRIRDVSYKMGRFKKPEDIAFAVNHGLRQTFIRSINTILTVLFTVIALIIFGNESILNFSIALLIGLVSSVFSSIFMAMQLWYVFKKRELKKKGVINTQKKKKRSRTDQPVV, encoded by the coding sequence ATGATAAAGAAGAGTAAGATAATTACATTTTTCCTGATTGTGGCGATTATTTTTGGAGCGGTTATTTTTACAGCAAAACCTGTTCTAGATAAAATCAATCTCGGCCTTGATCTTCAAGGTGGTTTCGAGGTTCTTTACCAAGTAGAGCCAGCTGACGGAAAAAGTAAAGTAACCAATGAAACACTGAAAGAAACCGTAGCAACACTTGATCAGCGTATTAATACGTTAGGTGTTACGGAACCGGTTATTACAATTGAGGGCGGCAACCGTATTCGTGTGCAGCTCGCAGGTGTAACGGATCAAACAGAAGCACGAAAAATCCTATCGACACAAGCTGTATTGTCATTCCGTGATGCGAATGATAAGTTGATGATGGATGGTAGTGACCTTGTACCAGGCAGCGCTAAAGCTGTGACAAACGATAAGAACCAAGCAATCGTTACATTGGAAATGAAAAGCAAAGATAAATTTGCTAACGTAACAAAAACAATTGCTGCAAAAGCGCCAGACAATCAATTAGTTATTTGGTTGGATTGGAAAGATGGACTGAAATATAAAACAGAACGCGTAAAAGAAAAACCAGCATTCCTTTCTGCACCAAACGTAGATCGGGAATTGGATACGAAGAAAGTAGAAATCTCTGGTAGTTTTACAATGAAGTCTGCAAAAGAACTAGCGAACTTGCTAAATTCTGGTGCGCTTCCAGTTAAATTAACAGAAGTTTATTCGACATCGGTCGGCGCACAGTTTGGACAAGATGCTTTGTCTGAAACGGTTGTTGCTGGTCTTGTAGGTGTTATTGCAATCTTTATCTTCATGATCGCTGTATACCGTTTACCAGGTATTGTGGCGTCTATTACGCTCGTGGCATACACATACATTGTGCTACTCATCTTAGGTTTACTAAACGCAACCCTTACTCTACCAGGTATTGCCGGATTAATTCTCGGTATTGGTATGGCGGTCGATGCCAACGTTATTACCTACGAGCGGATAAGGGAAGAACTCAAGGTTGGTAAATCCACGAAAACAGCCTTCGATACAGGTGGGAAAGAATCCTTCAGAGCTATCTTTGATGGAAATATTTCGACACTGATCGTTGCTGGAGTTCTTTTCTACTTCGGGTCAAGCTCGATTAAAGGTTTCGCGACCGTATTGATTATTAGTATTTTAGTGAGTTTCTTGACTGCCGTTTGGGGTTCAAGAGCGCTTATGGGACTTCTTGTAGGCAGTAATGCACTGAATAATAAGCCAGGATTATTCGCGGTTCGCCGTAAAGATATCCATGACTTACATGAAGGTAAGCAAACATTCGATTTGAAAACGCATTTTGATAAGTATGATTTCGTAAAACATCATCGCGCATTCTTAACTACTTTCGCGGTCATTGTGGTCGTCGGAATTGTTATTCTATCGGTGTTCAAATTGAATCTAGGTATTGATTTTGCGAGTGGTACGCGTGCGGAAGTCACATCGACGCATGCACTTACGGAGACGCAGATTAATAAAGATTTGAAGGAAATTGATATGCCTTCTGATGATGTTAATTTCCAAAATAACAATAAAACGGCTGTTATTAGTTATAAGGGTGCCTTGACGCAGGATGAAATTGCGAAGTTTAAAACGTATTTCAAAAAAGCGTACGGGGAAGATCCGAATATTAGCACGGTAACGCCAACTGTTGGACAAGAACTGGCGAAAGATGGTCTGTGGGCACTTGCCATTGCATCACTCTTGATTGTCGTTTATATTGCTTTCCGATTCGAGTTATCGATGGGGATCGCGACAATTCTTTCGCTACTGTTTGATGCCTTCATGATCTTTATCTTCTTCAGCATATTCCGCTTAGAGGTCGATCTGACATTTATTGCGGCGGTGCTGACCGTCATCGGTTATTCGATTAATGATACGATCGTTACGGCTGATAGGATCCGGGACGTTTCCTACAAAATGGGACGTTTCAAAAAACCAGAGGATATCGCGTTTGCGGTCAATCACGGTTTACGTCAAACCTTTATCCGTTCGATCAATACCATTTTGACAGTATTGTTCACGGTTATCGCTTTGATTATCTTCGGTAACGAGTCGATTCTGAACTTCTCGATTGCGCTATTAATTGGATTAGTATCTAGTGTGTTCTCATCCATCTTCATGGCAATGCAATTGTGGTATGTATTTAAGAAACGCGAACTGAAGAAAAAAGGCGTTATTAATACGCAGAAGAAGAAAAAACGCTCAAGAACGGACCAACCAGTCGTATAA
- a CDS encoding post-transcriptional regulator: MRRRSDKEWYDQLEIAILIRVEDFKIMGYREIEAEHIWSFLVEVIWKDQEDPQLHQRIHDILQMKIAELMDFITMGPPDEEMKEDALELLMGEQD; this comes from the coding sequence ATGAGACGAAGATCTGACAAAGAGTGGTACGACCAGTTAGAAATAGCAATTTTAATTAGAGTAGAAGATTTTAAAATTATGGGGTACCGTGAAATCGAAGCGGAACATATTTGGTCTTTTTTAGTGGAAGTTATTTGGAAAGATCAAGAAGATCCGCAGTTGCATCAACGCATTCACGACATTTTGCAAATGAAAATAGCAGAACTAATGGACTTTATTACGATGGGTCCGCCAGATGAGGAAATGAAGGAAGATGCTTTAGAACTTCTGATGGGAGAGCAAGACTAG
- the yajC gene encoding preprotein translocase subunit YajC, translating to MAMLIPLLLMIVLFYFLLIRPQQKRQKEVTSMQSGLSKGDKIITIGGLHGTVVAIEDGNIVLDCAGSELTFDRNAVRTVLAKADAVEEVVEVEETEVEETPTTDVDTEKK from the coding sequence ATGGCAATGCTAATACCATTATTACTTATGATCGTATTATTTTACTTCTTGCTTATCCGTCCACAACAGAAACGTCAAAAAGAAGTGACTTCAATGCAAAGTGGTCTTTCTAAAGGCGATAAAATCATTACTATCGGAGGGTTGCACGGAACAGTCGTAGCAATTGAAGATGGCAATATTGTACTTGATTGTGCAGGTAGCGAACTAACTTTTGATCGCAATGCAGTCCGTACTGTTTTAGCGAAAGCAGACGCAGTTGAAGAAGTAGTGGAAGTGGAAGAAACAGAAGTGGAAGAAACACCTACCACAGACGTAGATACAGAGAAAAAGTAA
- the tgt gene encoding tRNA guanosine(34) transglycosylase Tgt: MAAITYELIKTDKQTGARLGKIHTPHGSFDTPMFMPVGTLATVKTMSPEELKAMGSGIILSNTYHLWLRPGEDLIEEAGGLHKFMNWDQAILTDSGGYQVFSLSDMRDIKEEGVHFRNHLNGDKLFLSPEKAIQIQNSLGSDIMMSFDECPPYPATHDYMKKSIERTSRWAERGLKAHARPHDQGLFGIVQGGSFKDLREQSARDLVSMDFPGYSIGGLSVGEPKDIMNEVLEYTTPLLPANKPRYLMGVGSPDALIDGVIRGIDMFDCVLPTRIARNGTCMTSQGRLVVRNAKFARDFRPIDEACDCYTCKNYSRAYIRHLIRCDETFGIRLTTYHNLHFLLNLMGQVRGAIMNDRLADFREEFFEQYGLNGPNAKNF, encoded by the coding sequence ATGGCTGCGATTACCTATGAACTAATAAAAACAGATAAGCAAACGGGCGCCCGCCTTGGCAAAATTCACACGCCTCACGGTTCTTTTGATACGCCTATGTTTATGCCAGTGGGAACGCTTGCGACTGTTAAAACAATGTCTCCAGAAGAACTAAAAGCAATGGGTTCTGGTATTATTTTGAGCAACACGTATCACTTGTGGTTGCGACCTGGTGAGGATTTGATTGAAGAAGCTGGTGGTCTTCACAAATTTATGAACTGGGATCAGGCGATTTTGACGGATTCTGGTGGTTACCAAGTATTTAGTCTGAGCGATATGCGTGATATTAAAGAAGAAGGCGTGCATTTCCGTAATCATTTGAACGGGGATAAATTATTCCTTTCACCTGAAAAAGCGATTCAAATTCAAAATTCGCTTGGCTCGGATATTATGATGTCGTTTGACGAGTGTCCACCGTATCCTGCAACGCATGACTACATGAAAAAATCGATTGAGCGAACGTCTCGCTGGGCAGAACGTGGTTTAAAAGCACACGCGCGTCCGCATGATCAAGGACTTTTTGGGATTGTGCAAGGTGGTTCGTTTAAAGATTTACGTGAGCAAAGTGCGCGTGATCTTGTATCGATGGATTTTCCTGGTTATTCGATTGGCGGATTGTCGGTTGGGGAACCAAAAGATATTATGAATGAGGTACTTGAGTATACGACACCGCTCTTGCCTGCGAATAAACCGCGGTATTTGATGGGTGTTGGTTCGCCTGATGCCTTAATTGATGGTGTGATTCGAGGTATTGATATGTTTGACTGTGTACTTCCGACGCGTATTGCTAGAAATGGTACGTGTATGACGAGCCAAGGTCGTTTAGTTGTTCGTAACGCCAAATTTGCGCGTGATTTTCGTCCAATTGACGAAGCTTGTGATTGCTACACATGCAAAAACTATTCTCGCGCCTACATTCGTCATTTGATTCGTTGTGATGAAACATTTGGAATTAGGCTTACCACTTATCATAATCTACATTTTCTGTTAAACTTAATGGGGCAAGTTCGTGGAGCAATTATGAACGACCGCCTTGCTGATTTCCGGGAAGAATTTTTTGAGCAGTATGGCCTTAATGGTCCGAATGCGAAAAATTTCTAA
- the queA gene encoding tRNA preQ1(34) S-adenosylmethionine ribosyltransferase-isomerase QueA yields the protein MRVEDFDFELPEELIAQTPLLDRTSSRLLLLNKETGAMEDKHFPAILEHLKDGDALVLNDTRVLPARLHGEKAETGAHIEVLLLKQMEGDAWETLVKPAKRIRKGMRIVFGNGELSAVCLEELEHGGRILQFEYSGIFYEILERLGEMPLPPYIKEQLEDQDRYQTVFARENGSAAAPTAGLHFTQDLLEQVRAKGVKVVFLTLHVGLGTFRPVDVEDTENHKMHSEFYRLTAEAAHELNVVKAAGGKIVAVGTTSIRTLETIASKFDGKLQEDSGWTEIFISPGYTFKAVDALITNFHLPKSTLIMLVSALADREKIMAAYEHAVAEKYRFFSFGDAMFIYA from the coding sequence ATGAGAGTAGAAGATTTTGATTTTGAATTACCAGAAGAATTAATTGCACAGACGCCGCTGCTTGATCGGACGTCGAGTCGGTTGTTGTTACTCAATAAGGAAACGGGCGCGATGGAAGATAAGCATTTCCCTGCGATTTTGGAGCATTTGAAGGATGGAGATGCGCTTGTTTTGAATGATACGCGTGTTTTACCAGCACGACTTCACGGCGAAAAAGCGGAGACGGGTGCGCATATTGAAGTTTTGTTGCTGAAGCAAATGGAAGGCGATGCTTGGGAAACGCTTGTTAAGCCTGCCAAAAGAATTCGTAAAGGAATGCGGATCGTATTTGGTAACGGTGAACTTTCAGCGGTTTGTTTGGAAGAGCTGGAGCATGGCGGTCGTATTTTACAATTTGAGTACAGTGGTATTTTTTATGAAATTTTAGAGCGATTAGGTGAAATGCCGTTACCTCCGTATATCAAAGAACAACTGGAGGATCAGGATCGTTATCAGACTGTCTTTGCTCGTGAAAATGGTTCGGCAGCAGCGCCAACAGCTGGTTTACATTTCACGCAGGATTTATTGGAACAGGTTCGCGCAAAAGGTGTGAAGGTCGTTTTCTTAACGCTCCATGTTGGTTTGGGAACGTTCCGGCCAGTGGATGTGGAAGATACGGAAAATCACAAAATGCACTCGGAATTTTACCGATTGACGGCAGAGGCTGCGCACGAATTAAATGTTGTGAAGGCTGCTGGTGGCAAAATTGTTGCGGTGGGGACAACATCGATTCGGACGCTGGAAACGATTGCGTCGAAATTTGACGGGAAGTTGCAAGAAGATAGCGGCTGGACGGAGATATTTATTTCGCCGGGTTACACGTTTAAAGCGGTGGATGCCTTGATTACGAATTTCCATTTGCCGAAATCGACGCTGATTATGCTGGTAAGTGCGCTTGCTGACCGTGAAAAGATTATGGCGGCCTACGAGCATGCGGTCGCGGAAAAATATCGATTCTTTAGTTTCGGTGATGCGATGTTTATTTACGCTTAA
- the ruvB gene encoding Holliday junction branch migration DNA helicase RuvB, whose translation MEDRIISGENVNQEEVSFEKSLRPQTLAQYIGQEKVKNNLEVFIEAAKQREEALDHVLLYGPPGLGKTTLAMVIANEMGTTMRTTSGPAIERPGDLATILTTLEPGDVLFIDEIHRLNRSIEEILYPAMEDYCLDIVIGAGPTARSVRLDLPPFTLIGATTRAGQLSAPLRDRFGVIDHLEFYSEEQLTEIVTRTADILDTEVEKYGAVEIARRSRGTPRIANRLLKRVRDFAQVRSDGLVTESLAREALTLLQVDPRGLDTIDQRLLATIIGSFRGGPVGLDTIAASIGEERETIEDMQEPYLLQIGFLQRTPRGRLVTDAAYEHLGLTKSE comes from the coding sequence ATGGAAGACCGCATCATTTCTGGTGAAAATGTGAATCAAGAAGAGGTTTCCTTCGAGAAAAGTCTCCGCCCACAGACCTTGGCGCAGTACATCGGACAAGAAAAAGTGAAGAATAACTTAGAGGTGTTCATCGAAGCGGCGAAACAGCGCGAAGAGGCGCTGGATCATGTGCTTTTATATGGGCCACCTGGGCTTGGGAAGACGACGCTTGCGATGGTGATTGCGAATGAAATGGGAACGACGATGCGAACGACGAGTGGTCCTGCGATTGAGCGACCAGGTGATTTGGCGACGATTTTGACGACGCTTGAGCCTGGAGATGTGTTGTTTATTGATGAGATTCATCGGTTGAATCGTTCGATCGAAGAGATACTGTATCCAGCGATGGAGGATTATTGTTTGGATATCGTGATTGGTGCAGGCCCTACAGCGCGTTCAGTACGCTTGGATTTACCGCCATTTACGTTGATTGGTGCAACAACGCGTGCTGGGCAGTTATCAGCGCCTTTGCGTGATCGATTTGGCGTGATTGACCACCTGGAGTTTTATTCGGAGGAGCAGTTGACGGAGATTGTGACACGGACGGCGGATATTTTGGATACGGAAGTTGAGAAATATGGCGCAGTTGAGATTGCGAGACGATCACGTGGAACGCCGCGTATTGCGAATCGTCTACTAAAACGGGTGCGTGATTTTGCGCAAGTTCGTAGTGATGGCTTGGTGACGGAAAGCTTGGCGCGCGAGGCATTGACGCTACTGCAAGTGGATCCGCGTGGTTTGGATACCATTGATCAGCGATTGCTTGCGACAATTATCGGCTCATTTCGTGGTGGGCCAGTTGGCTTGGATACGATTGCAGCGAGCATCGGCGAAGAACGCGAAACGATTGAGGATATGCAAGAACCATATTTGTTACAGATTGGATTTTTACAGCGGACGCCACGCGGAAGATTGGTGACGGACGCGGCTTACGAGCATTTAGGATTAACGAAAAGTGAATGA
- the ruvA gene encoding Holliday junction branch migration protein RuvA has product MYEYIKGTVTDISPEYIVIETGHIGYQIITGNPFSFSSLEGKETKVFLYQHVREDNISLFGFQTSEERYLFKKLLGVSGIGPKSALAIIAAGDPVPLISAIEAEDDVYLTKFPSVGKKTARQIILDLKGKLADVAADQITVQKATKDISDGLPPALEEAVLALEALGYSTRELKKVLPKLEKEVLTSNDYIKLALQLMTK; this is encoded by the coding sequence TTGTATGAATATATAAAAGGTACGGTGACGGATATTTCTCCGGAATATATTGTGATCGAAACGGGCCACATTGGTTATCAAATTATCACTGGAAATCCGTTCTCTTTCTCCAGTTTGGAAGGGAAGGAAACGAAGGTTTTTCTATATCAGCATGTACGTGAGGACAATATTTCCTTGTTCGGTTTTCAGACATCAGAAGAGCGTTATTTATTTAAAAAACTGCTAGGTGTTTCGGGAATTGGTCCAAAGAGTGCGCTTGCGATTATTGCGGCGGGCGATCCTGTGCCACTTATTTCGGCGATTGAAGCGGAAGATGATGTGTATTTGACGAAGTTTCCGAGTGTCGGAAAAAAGACGGCGCGCCAAATTATTTTGGACTTAAAAGGGAAGCTTGCGGATGTGGCGGCGGATCAGATTACGGTTCAAAAGGCGACGAAGGACATTTCCGATGGGCTACCGCCGGCGCTTGAGGAGGCAGTTTTGGCACTCGAGGCACTTGGTTACAGCACACGTGAGCTCAAAAAAGTATTGCCTAAATTGGAAAAAGAAGTGTTGACGAGCAATGATTATATCAAATTGGCATTGCAGCTGATGACCAAGTAA
- a CDS encoding L-lactate dehydrogenase, producing the protein MKPRKVMIIGAGNVGSAAAHAFVNQNICEELVLVDLNTERVEGHRKDLADAAAFTHGMMKISVREAKDCRDIDIAVITVTAGALKEGQTRLDELKSTSRIIANIVPKMMENGFEGIFLVAANPVDIITYQVWQLSGLPRHRVLGTGVWLDTTRLRRLLSEKLDVAPQSIDAFVLGEHGDSQFPVWSHSSVYGKSINAYSKEKFGTEFDLKDIGERARDTGFEIYHQKGCTEYGIAGTIVEICRNIFSGSHRALAVSCVLDGEYGKHGIAIGVPAVLSQDGVKEIITLQLNALEQEQFDASAAVIAENIKHIG; encoded by the coding sequence TTGAAACCTAGAAAAGTGATGATTATCGGTGCTGGGAATGTTGGTTCGGCGGCGGCGCATGCTTTTGTGAATCAGAATATTTGTGAGGAATTAGTCCTTGTCGATTTAAATACAGAACGTGTGGAAGGCCATCGCAAGGATTTAGCGGATGCAGCGGCTTTTACGCATGGTATGATGAAAATTAGCGTACGTGAGGCGAAGGATTGTCGTGACATCGATATCGCGGTGATTACCGTGACGGCCGGTGCTTTGAAAGAGGGCCAAACGAGGTTGGATGAGCTAAAAAGTACATCGCGGATCATTGCAAATATTGTCCCAAAGATGATGGAGAACGGGTTTGAAGGTATCTTTTTAGTAGCGGCGAATCCGGTTGATATTATTACGTATCAAGTATGGCAGCTCTCTGGATTACCGCGTCATCGGGTGCTTGGTACTGGCGTTTGGCTAGATACAACCAGATTACGTCGTTTGTTATCTGAAAAATTGGATGTGGCACCGCAAAGTATTGATGCGTTTGTACTTGGTGAACATGGCGATTCACAATTTCCAGTTTGGTCGCATTCGTCGGTGTACGGAAAGTCGATCAACGCCTACAGCAAAGAAAAGTTTGGAACGGAATTTGATTTGAAGGATATCGGTGAACGTGCGCGCGATACTGGCTTTGAAATCTATCATCAAAAAGGGTGCACGGAATATGGTATCGCTGGAACGATTGTGGAAATTTGCCGTAATATTTTCAGTGGAAGCCACCGAGCCTTGGCGGTTTCTTGTGTCCTGGATGGGGAATACGGCAAGCATGGTATTGCAATTGGCGTGCCAGCCGTTTTATCGCAGGATGGTGTGAAGGAAATTATCACATTGCAATTGAATGCGTTGGAGCAAGAGCAGTTTGATGCTTCGGCCGCGGTGATTGCCGAAAATATTAAGCATATTGGCTAA
- a CDS encoding DUF4064 domain-containing protein: MNRTAEFVLGLIGGITGIIAAGTTMLAGLFMTAASVATMEDFGSLFGFGAIAFGVLIFLMSGFAIVASCLIKANAKLWGIILIIIGGVGFVLIQLLWIVPGVLLLISGIMCVSRKPPYEDF, translated from the coding sequence ATGAACAGAACAGCAGAATTTGTATTAGGATTAATTGGCGGGATTACAGGTATTATTGCAGCTGGAACAACGATGCTGGCTGGTTTATTTATGACGGCAGCTTCGGTTGCAACGATGGAGGATTTCGGTAGCCTCTTTGGATTTGGCGCTATTGCATTTGGTGTATTGATTTTTCTAATGTCCGGATTTGCGATTGTCGCATCTTGTCTAATCAAAGCGAATGCTAAACTTTGGGGTATTATCTTGATTATTATCGGCGGTGTTGGCTTTGTATTGATTCAACTACTTTGGATCGTGCCAGGCGTACTACTACTTATTTCAGGTATCATGTGCGTTTCTCGTAAACCACCATACGAAGATTTTTAA
- the pheA gene encoding prephenate dehydratase yields MKVGYLGPVATFTHSAAVSAFPDEEAIAYASIPDCIMAIEKGKVDVAVVPIENTLEGTVNITLDYLYHISSVPIVAEIVVPIAQHIMVHPNNKATWQSVQKVMSHPQAIAQCHTFLQTELYGVERETTPSTAYAAEWVSNHPSELVAAIAPYMAAEQYGLMIVKENAQDIELNQTRFVVLSRNPVNIALPDRAEEKTSVSVILPNNMPGALHKVLATFAWRNIDMSKIESRPLKTSLGEYFFLIDLLSDGETQLVQNALEEIALLGGKTRELGTYHVYRLPVKMK; encoded by the coding sequence ATGAAGGTTGGTTATTTGGGTCCGGTGGCGACATTCACACATTCTGCGGCAGTTAGCGCATTTCCTGATGAGGAGGCAATTGCATACGCGTCTATTCCCGATTGCATTATGGCGATTGAAAAAGGGAAAGTCGATGTAGCGGTCGTTCCGATTGAAAATACGCTTGAGGGAACGGTGAATATCACGCTCGATTATTTGTATCATATTTCAAGCGTGCCCATCGTAGCGGAAATTGTCGTTCCGATTGCGCAACATATTATGGTGCATCCGAATAACAAAGCGACGTGGCAATCTGTTCAAAAGGTGATGTCACATCCGCAAGCAATCGCGCAGTGCCATACGTTCTTACAAACAGAGCTATATGGTGTCGAGCGTGAGACGACCCCTTCTACGGCTTATGCGGCGGAATGGGTGAGTAATCATCCTAGTGAGCTTGTTGCTGCTATTGCGCCTTATATGGCGGCTGAGCAGTATGGTCTCATGATTGTAAAAGAAAATGCCCAAGATATTGAGTTGAATCAGACGAGATTTGTCGTTTTAAGTCGAAATCCAGTGAATATCGCGTTGCCAGATCGCGCGGAAGAGAAGACATCGGTAAGTGTTATTTTACCGAATAACATGCCGGGTGCGCTTCATAAAGTATTGGCTACTTTTGCGTGGCGGAATATTGATATGAGTAAAATTGAATCTAGACCGCTAAAAACATCGCTTGGCGAGTATTTCTTTTTAATTGATTTACTTTCTGACGGTGAGACGCAGCTGGTTCAAAATGCCTTGGAAGAGATTGCTTTGCTGGGTGGTAAAACACGAGAATTAGGAACGTATCATGTTTACAGACTGCCTGTGAAGATGAAATAA
- the obgE gene encoding GTPase ObgE, with the protein MFIDQVKIYVRAGDGGDGMVAFRREKFVPNGGPAGGDGGNGGDVIFEVDEGLRTLIDFRYQRRFKAERGEHGMSKSMHGRGADDLVIKVPQGTVVSDADTGEVIADLVAHGQQAVIAKAGRGGRGNKRFATSANPAPELSENGEPGEERSIQLELKVLADVGLVGFPSVGKSTLLSVVSAARPKIAAYHFTTIVPNLGMVDTGDGRSFVMADLPGLIEGASQGVGLGHQFLRHIERTRVIVHVIDMSASEGRDPYDDYLAINSELEQYNLRLMERPQIIVANKMDVEGAEEQLEIFKGKLKDEIPIFPISAVTQSGLNPLLLTIADKLEKTAEFPLDELLEKEEEETVLYKYQAEAPDFEITRDPDGTYVLSGEKLERLFAMTNFERDASIQRFSRQLRAMGVDEALRKRGAKDGETIRLFDFEFEFID; encoded by the coding sequence ATGTTTATAGATCAAGTTAAGATATATGTAAGAGCTGGTGATGGTGGAGATGGAATGGTGGCATTTCGTCGTGAGAAATTCGTCCCTAATGGTGGCCCGGCTGGTGGAGACGGTGGTAATGGTGGAGACGTTATTTTTGAAGTAGATGAAGGTTTGCGTACATTGATTGATTTCCGTTATCAACGTCGTTTTAAAGCAGAACGTGGAGAACACGGGATGAGTAAGAGTATGCATGGACGTGGCGCAGATGATTTAGTTATTAAAGTACCACAAGGAACAGTTGTATCTGACGCGGATACAGGTGAAGTCATCGCGGATTTAGTGGCGCATGGTCAACAAGCCGTTATCGCAAAAGCTGGTCGTGGTGGACGTGGAAATAAACGTTTTGCAACGTCAGCAAATCCAGCGCCTGAATTATCGGAAAATGGTGAGCCAGGCGAAGAGCGCTCGATTCAATTAGAGCTAAAAGTACTCGCAGATGTTGGTTTGGTAGGTTTCCCAAGTGTTGGTAAATCGACGTTACTATCCGTTGTTTCAGCGGCTCGTCCGAAGATTGCGGCATACCATTTTACAACGATTGTTCCTAATTTAGGGATGGTAGATACTGGTGATGGTCGTAGTTTTGTTATGGCTGATTTGCCTGGTCTGATTGAAGGTGCTAGTCAAGGTGTTGGCCTAGGTCATCAATTCTTGCGCCATATCGAACGGACGCGTGTTATTGTGCATGTGATTGATATGTCCGCATCAGAAGGTCGCGATCCATATGATGATTATTTAGCGATTAATAGTGAGTTAGAACAGTACAATTTACGTTTGATGGAACGCCCGCAAATCATTGTTGCCAATAAGATGGATGTGGAAGGCGCAGAAGAACAGTTAGAAATTTTCAAAGGGAAATTAAAGGATGAAATTCCGATTTTCCCAATCTCAGCGGTGACGCAATCTGGTTTGAATCCGTTGTTGCTTACGATTGCTGATAAATTGGAGAAAACAGCTGAGTTTCCACTGGACGAGTTACTTGAAAAAGAAGAAGAAGAAACAGTTCTTTATAAATACCAAGCAGAGGCGCCTGATTTCGAAATTACGCGTGATCCTGATGGTACGTATGTACTCAGTGGTGAAAAATTAGAACGACTATTTGCGATGACGAATTTCGAACGTGATGCTTCGATTCAACGATTCTCTCGACAATTGCGTGCGATGGGTGTCGATGAGGCCTTGCGTAAACGTGGTGCGAAAGATGGCGAAACGATCCGTCTCTTTGATTTCGAGTTTGAATTCATCGATTAA